CGCGGACGTGGGGCGCAAGAACCTGGTGGTGTCCGAGGACGTGAAGGGGACGGTGACGCTCACGCTGCGCAACGTGCCGTGGACGGAGGCGCTCGACGTGGTGCTGGCCTCGCACGGGCTGGGGATGGAGCAGCGGGGCAACATCCTGCGGGTGGCGCCGCTCAAGACGCTCCAGGAGGAGGCCGAGGCGCGCGTGAAGCTGAAGCAGGCCCGGGAGGAGTCGGCCCCGCTGCGCACCTTCCTCGTCCCCGTCAATTACGCGAGGGCGTCGGACCTGGTGCCGCACGTGAAGGCGGTGCTGTCACCGCGGGGCAGCGTGAGCGTGGACGCGCGGACGAACACGCTCATCATCACGGACGTGGAGGCGCCGAGGCTTCCGTAGCGTCCGGGGGGAAGCGGCCGTACCAGTCGAGGGAGAGCAGCACGTCGCCGCGCCAGGTGGCGTAGAGGTCGTGCTCCAGGTCCATGCCGGCGCGCGCGGTGAGGGTGAGGCCCACGGGTCCCAGCCGTCCGCGCCCGCCGAGCACCGTGCGCACGGGGAAGCGGGGGCCACCGGTGCGCAGGAAGGCCTCGGCTCCCGCCTGGACGCCGAGGAAGCCCTCGAGGCGCGGGCCGCCGAGGCCCACGAAGAGTCCCCCATGCGGCCCGAGGCCCACGTCGGCGGGGCCTCGCACGACGCCGAGGGCCGTGAGGCCGAGCTGGGCCGAGGCGGAGAAGGCGCCCTCGCCCGAGCCGAGCCGCCACTGCCCCGCGCCGCGCAGCTCGAGCACGCCGCTGCCCGGGTGGACGAAGAGCTCGCCGCCGAAGGCGGTGGGGCGGACGTCGGGCCCGGCGGGCCGGGCCAGGAGGAAGCCCACGCCGACACCCTGGGGCCCCGCGAACAGCGAGAGGCGCGAGTCATCCACCCGGCTCCGGGCGGTGAGGATGGGGGCCTCGGCGGCGGCCAGTGGGGCGAGCAGCAGCGCACCCGAGAAGACGAGGGCCCTCATGGGACGGTCACCTCCGTGCCGGGCACCTGGCGGATGTCATCGGCGCCGGTGCCCCGCCCCGCGAGGGCGGCGAGGAGGAAGCGCGAGAGCACCTCGGCGATGCGCTCGTGGGCGACGTCGAGCGGCGTCGCGGGGGTGCACCCGCCCGTCACGTCCTTCCGGTCGCTGACGGTGAACTGGTAGTGGGTGACGCCCTGGAGGACGGCGAACACCGAGGGGGGAGGGAGACGGGAGGCCTCGTCGCTGACTCGGGGGAGCGGGGCGGTGCAGTCGAGCTCCCCGGCCAGCGAGAGCGAGGGCACCGCGAGCGAGGGGACACGCCCGGCGTCGGCCGAATCGGGGTAGCTGGCGAGGAGGGCGAGCGCGGCGAAGTCCCCATCGAGCGCGAGCTTGCTGGCGACGACACCGCCGAGCGAGTGGCCGGCCACGGCGATGCGGGCGGGGTCCACGAGTCCCTGGAGGAGGGAGCCCTCGGGGGGTGAGGTGAGGAGCTCCCGGGCGAAGCGGCCATTGTCGGTGGCGGACAGGGCGAGGCCGAGCGGGTGGGAGGGGAGCGCGACGACGAAGCCGCGGGAGGCGAGGGCCTCGGCGAGCCAGAGGTAGTCCTCGGGGGCGACGAAGCCGCCGTGGAGGAAGACGAGCGCGGGGAGCCGCGAGCCCTCCGAGGGCCGGACGGGGCGGCCCTGGTCATCCGAGGGGAACACCACGCGCACGGGGACGAGGTCCGTGTGGCGGGCGCGCACCTGGAAGAGGGCCTCGGCGATGGGAGTGGGCTCGGAGCGCAGCAGCTGGCCGGACTCGGGCGCGGGGAGCGCGCAGCCGGAGAGGACGAGCCAGAGGGAGAGCAGGACGAGGGGCGCGGGGGCGGGCGTCATGCGGGGGACTCACGGGCAGGGCTCATGGTGGGCCCCTGTGTAAGAGCCGGGGGCGTGGTTCGCCAGGCCCGGCGCACGGGGACCTTCCGGGCTCGCTGCGCGCGAACTGGTCCGACTGTCGGACCAGTTGCCGGAAAACGCGCCCGGGAGGTCGCTGGCTCAGTCGCCCACGATGCCCACGCGGACGCGGTGGAGCTCGTTGCCGGTGGCCGCCTTGAGGGTGAAGTCGGCCACGTCCTCGGCGTAGACCTGACGGCCTCCCGTGGGGAGGGACTCGACGGCCGTGCGGTACTTGCCCGTCTTCACGCCGCTGGGCATGACGGGCGGGCACACCACCACCCAGTCCAGGCCGCTCTCCTGAAGAATCTGGAACGCGCCCCGGTGGTCCTCGAAGGCGTGACGCAGGAAGGGGGGCAGGCCGTGCTCCCCGGTGAGCCCTCCGGCCGGGTGTGGAAGCAGTCCGGCCGCGCCCACGGTGACGAGCCGTTGAACACCCTCGGTCTTCATGGCCGCGACGAGGGTGCGCGTGGCCTCGGTCACCACCGTCACCGCGTGCGTCACGTCCCGAGCCCCCAGCGCGCTCACCACCACCTCGGCGCCGCGCAGGGCCTCGGCCACGGCGGCCCCATCCTCCATGCTGCCCTTGCGCACGTGGAGCCGCCCGTGCTTGAGCCCCAGTCGTTGTGGGTCGCGGACGTACGCCGTCACCTCGTGCCCCTGCCCCAGCGCATCGTGCACCAGCGTGTGCCCGACGCGCCCCGTCGCTCCGAAGACCGTCAACCGCATGGGTGTCTCTCCTCCGTACGAACCGGGGCCCGGGTATATCCTCCTCGGTGCCAGGATGTCCGCACGCTGTGCGTCGTGAGGGGGGCTCACCGGGAGGACGGGCACCCCCGGGAGCGGCTTCCCAGGACTTGAGAGGACTGTGTCGGGCTCAGGTGGAGGGCCGCCTCAGTTCCTCCCGCAGCTCCTGGAGGGACTCACAGTTCCGCTCCACCGTGTGCTCCAGCATCGTCAGGCGCGTGCCGTGCTGGTCGAGACGCTCGCAGAGCTCTTTCCGGAGCGTGTTCACCTGTTCGTGCAGGGTCTCACGCAGTTGCACATCCCTCTTCTGGACCTCCTGCCGGAGATGCTGGATATCACTGGCCAGCTGGCGGTCGCGTACCTTGCTGTCGGCGGCCTCCTGCTCCACCTTGCGCGTCAGATCCTTGAGCTGCTGGTCCACGCGGTCCAGACGTTGGTCCACGCGGTCCAGACGTTGGTCCAATAGCGTCAGGATCCGCTGTTCTCCTGGCGTGAGGTTCTGCTCGTTCGTGCCCGTGAACACCGACGTGGAACTCTCCATCGACACACACCTCCTGTGCTGACTTCATGCGTAGGATGACCTTAGAGGTCACTACGAGTCAAGTCACTGGATGGGTCAGGTTCTCGGGGGCTCGACTTCTTCGGACAGACCCTCACCCCGTCCCTCTCCCGGAGGGAGAGGGGTTGGTGCTGGTGTTGGTGGGTGGGGTGGTTTGGGGCACTACTCGCCGACCAGCTTCGACTCCAGCTCGTCCAGCTCTCGCTTTACTCCCGCGTCCGTCTCGCGCAGCTTCTCCACCTTGCGCACCGCTGAAATCACCGTCGAGTGGTCCTTGTTGAACCTCGCCGCGATCTCCGGGAACGAACCCTTCGTCAGCTTCCGGCTCAGGTACATCGCCACCTGTCTCGCGTGCGCCAGCGCCTTGTGTCTCCGGTCCTCCTTCAGCGCCTCCACCGGCACCTTGTAGTACCTCGCCACCTCTCGCTGGATGCTCTCCACGTCCACCACCTGCCGCGTCGGCAGCACGTCCTTCAATACGTGCGACACGAAGTCCACCGTCACCGGTTGTCTCGACAGCGAGTGGATCGCGCTCACCTTCACCAGCGCCCCCTCCAGCTCCCTCACGTTCTTCTGGATCGCCCTCGCGATGAAGTGCGCCACCTCGTCCGGCAAATCCAACCCCTCCAGCGCCGCCTTCTTCTGCAGGATCGCCACCCGCGTCTCGAAGCTCGGCTCTTGAATATCCGTGATGAGCCCCATGCTGAACCGGCTCCTCAGCCGCTCCTCCAGCCCGGGCACCTCCGCCGGCACCATGTCGCTCGTCAGGATGATCGCCTTGCCCAGCTCGTGCAGCGTGTTGAACGTGTGGAAGAACTCCCGCTGCGTCTCTTCCTTCCGTCCCAGGAACTGCACGTCGTCGATCAGCAGCACGTCGCACTCGTCCCGGAACTTCCTCCGGAACTCCGGCATCCGCTGCTCTCGCACGCTCTCGATGTACTCGTTCGTGAACTGCTCGCTCGACAGGTACACCACCCGCTGCGTCGGATCCCTCTCCCAGATCTTGTTGCCAATGGCGTGCAGCAGGTGCGTCTTGCCCAGCCCCGTCCCTCCATACACGTAGAGCGGGTTGTAGGCCCGCCCCGGGCTCTCCGCCACCGCGTGCGCCGCCGCCGCCGCCAGCTGGTTGCTGTCCGCCACCACGAAGCTCTGGAACGTGAACCGCGCGTTCAACCGCGGCGGCCTCGCCCCTCCCGCCGACTTGACCTGCGGTGCGGGTTGCAGCGTCGGCGCCGGCGCCAGCCCCTCCACCACCTCGTACGCCAGTGACGTCGCCTCGTTCGTCACCTTCGCCAGCGTCGCCTCCATCAACGCCCGGTAATGGTCGTCCACCCAGTCCCGGTAGAACCGGTCCGGCACTCCCAGCACCAGCACGCCCTCGCGGACCTCCAAGGGCTGCATCCGGCCGATCCACCCCAGGGCATAGTCCCGCTTGTCCTGCCTCAGGCAGTCGAGCATCCGCTCCCAGAGATTCTCGGCACTTGGCGTGTGGGTCAGAGGTCGGGCGAGCGCGTTCACGAAGAGGCCTCCGGTGCGCTGGCGAACCGCCAGGCAGGGGGCCGTCCGTGCTAACAGCCCCCCCCAGGGCGATCAAGTTTGCCGCCCCAAACCCAGCGATTTCGCACCCCTACACCCACCCTCCTGATCGCAACCCCCGGCGCGGAATCCCCCACCCCCTCTCGTCGGTTCTCGCCCCCGTCACCCACCTCCACCCCGCTTCACCCCGGGTGTGGGGCGCAAAACCGGGACGGACCGTCAGGTCCGGACACCCCGGAGTGATCCGACATTGACTTGGGTGGGAGATCGGGTTACGAGCGCCGCCTTCCTCAGTCTCGTGGATAAGGGTGCCCGCCTCCCGGGCGAGCGCCACGTTGTCCCAGGAGTTCTGCCGTGTCCAAGCGCACCTACCAGCCGTCGAAGATCAAGCGCAACCGCACCCACGGGTTCCGCAAGCGCAACTCCACCCGGGCGGGCCAGGACGTGCTCAGCCGCCGCCGCGCCAAGGGCCGTAAGCGCCTCGTGGTGTCCGCGTACAAGAAGTAGCCGGGACTTGCTCGTGACGGCCGAGGGCCAGGCGCCTGCTCGCGATGAGCGCTTCCCCAAGGCTGTCCGCCTGCTCCGGCGGCGCGAGTTCCTCGAGGTCCAGGAGGGTGGTCAGAAGATTCCTTCCGACTGCCTCCTGGGGCTCGCCAGGCCCAACGGCAAGCCGTATTCCCGCGTGGGCCTCACCGTTTCCAGCAAGGTGGGCAATGCCGTGGTGCGTGCCCGCCTGCGTCGGCTCCTGCGCGAGCTCTTCCGCAAGCGTCGGGCGCAATGGCCTCCGGGTGTCGACGTAGTCCTGGTCGTGCGCCAGTCCGCCAAGGACGCTTCCTTCCCGGAGATGTCGCGGGCCTTCGATGGAGTCACCCGCAAGCTGCAGAGGCTGTTTCCGTCAGGCCCCCGGGAGTCCGCCCGATGAGCCCGCTCGCCTACCTGCTCGCGTTGCCCATCCGCTTCTACAAGCGGTTCCTCTCGCCGTTGCTTCCCCCGGCCTGCCGCTTCCACCCCACCTGCTCCGTGTACGCCCTGGAGGCGCTCCAGAAGCACGGCGCCCTTCGCGGCCTCCGCCTCACCCTCTGGCGCCTCCTGCGTTGCCAGCCCTTCCATCCGGGCGGCTTCGACCCGGTGCCTTGACCTCCCCCTCCCTATGAACGATCTCGATCCGCTCTCGCCCAACTCGGCCGACTCGCAGCGGCGACTCCTGACAGCCCTCGCGCTCGCGATGGTGCTCACCTTCGCCTACACCTTCTTCTTCGCGCCCAAGGGGACTCCCCCCGAGGCCGGCGCCCAGGACGGAGGGCAGGTCGCGGCCGTCTCGGATGGGGGCACTCCCGCTCCCTCGACGGGCACCGCCGCCGCGCCGCCGCCGCCGTCCGGGGGTGAGTCCGCCGGGGGCCCCGCGGTGGCCAATGCCGACGCCGCGCCGCCTCCGCCGGTGCGCACCCTGGATGCCAGGCGCGAGTCGGCGCACTACACCTTCTCCTCGCAGGGCGCGGGCCTGTCCTCGGCCGTGCTCCAGGGCGAGAAGATGCGCGAGCAGCAGCACCTCTCGCTCGCCGACGGCTACAAGCTGCTCTTCGGCGGCCAGGTGCCTCCGCCGCCGCAGATGAACCTGGCGCAGCCCATGGCCGGCCAGCCCCTGCCGCTCGCCGTCTCCATCGACGGCCCCTCCGCCCTGTCGGCCGACACCCGCTACGCGGTGAGCGAGGACAGTGGCGATGGCCGCGTCACCTTCACCGCTCGCCAGGGGCCGTGGGAGGTGACGAAGACGCTCGTGTGGCCCAAGGAGGGCTTCGAGCTGGCCTACACCGTCCAGGTGAAGAACACCTCGGCGCAGCCTCTCACCGGCGAGCTGTCGGTGCACTACAACCGCGCCATCAACCCCGAGTCCGAGCACGCCCCCTCCTTCTTCGGCGGCGTGGGCAACCTCAGCTACGCCTCGTGCCACGTGGGCGAGGAGAAGCACAAGCTGGGGCCGGACCAGAGTCAGCCCGACCCCGAGACGCTGCGCGGCCCGGTGCACTTCTTCGGCGTCGACCAGCAGTACTTCCTCTCGGCGCTCTACCCGCTGGATGGCGCCCAGCAGGGCCGCTGCTCGCTGGTGGGCACCCCCGAGGCGCGCGCCGTCGTCGCCAGTTTCCCCCTCACCGCCGGCCCCGGACAGACGGTGACGTACCGCTTCGGCGGGTACTTCGGGCCCAAAGAGCCGGAGCTGCTCGACGTGGTGCCCGGCCAGGCCCTGCGCCAGAGCGCGGGCCTCACCAGCGTCGCCGCCAACCCGCAGCTCGGTGAGACGGTCGACTACGGCTGGTGGGCCGCCATCGCCAAGCTGCTCGTCACGGTGATGAAGTTCTTCCACAACCTCACCGGCAACTGGGGCGTGGCCATCATCCTCCTCACCGTGCTGGTGAAGACGCTGCTGCTGCCCCTCACCCATCGCTCCATGGTCAGCATGGAGGCCATGAAGAAGCTCCAGCCGCGCGTCGAGGAGCTGCGCAAGAAGTACGCGGACGACCGCGAGCGCCAGAACATGGAGATGATGAAGCTCTATCAGGAGGCCAAGGTGAACCCGCTCGGCGGCTGCCTCCCGATGCTCATCCAGATGCCCGTCTGGTTCGCCCTCTTCACCGCCCTGCGCAACAGCTACGACATCTACCAGGAGCCCTTCTTCGGCCCCGTCTGGCGCGACCTCACCTACAAGGATCCCACCTACCTGCTGCCGCTCGCCCTGGGCGTCAGCATGATCATCACCCAGAAGCTCCAGCCGCAGATGGGCGACCCCACCCAGGCGAAGATCATGACCTGGTTCGTCCCCATCATCTTCAGCCTCACGCTGCTCAACTACCCGGCCGGTCTCGCGCTCTACATCTTCACCAACAACATCCTCTCCATCGCCCAGCAGTACGGCCTGCGGAAGTGGTTGGAGAAGCGCGGCGGCGGTGACGGCGGGCTTCCGGCGGGCACGGCCACGGCCACCGCGGGAGGCAAGCGCAAGTGAGCGACGCGCAGGCACCCGAGGCCCTCCCGGCCGGCAATGGCTCGGACTTCCGCGCCCGCGTGGAGCGGCTCCTCACCGACATCCTCGGGTTGATGGGCTTCCCCGCCCGCATCGACTTCAAGGACGCCAGCGATGGCAGCCTCTCCGTCGCCCTCCACTTCCAGGGCGAGCCGCCCCCGGGCGTGGAGCCCGGCAAGCGCAGCCAGGTGGTGGACTCGATGCAGTTCCTCCTCAACAAGATGCTCCACCGCCCCGGCACCGAGCGGCGCTTCGTGCTCGTGGGCGCGGGCATCCACCCGGAGCCTCGCAGCGAGCGGTTGAAGCGCGAGCAGGCCGCCGCCGCCACGCAGGCCCCGGCGGCTCCGGCTCCGCAGCCCCAGCCCGCCCCCCAGCCGAGGGCCCAGCCCCAGGCTCCCGCCCCCAGGCAGGAGAAGGCTCCCGCCCGCGCTCAGGCCCCGGCCCCCCGGCAGGAGAAGGCCCCGGCCGCCCCCGCCCGCCCGTCCGATTCCGACGAGCGCTCCCTCGAGGTGGCCGAGGACCCCGCTCTGCGCGAGGTGGCTCGCAAGCTCGCCGAGAAGTCGGCCTCGCTCGGTCGCTTCTACGCCCTCGTTAACGTGAAACAAGAAGACCGCGCGCGCGTCATGAAGGCGGTAGAGGGCGTTCCGGGTGTGAAGGTCTCTTGCGAGGGCGAGGGCCGCAACCGGCGCGTCGTGTTCACCCCGGCCAAGCCTGCCCCGCTCCCCAAGCGGAGCATGCTGCCGGAGGACGATGACGAGGATGACCTCGAGGGCTGAACCGCCTCGCGGTCCACCGACGAAAGGGCATGCAATGGGCAAGGCCAAGTCGCTCAAGGACAAGCTGTACGGCGCGGCCGTGCTGAAGATGAGCTTCCGGCTGCGCGGGGACGAGGACTCCCCTGCCTTCAAGTTCGTGTACCCCGGCGTTCTCAGGGACCTCGAGCTGGAGGACGCGTCCGTCGAGAAGTACATCGAGGAGAACCGCGAGGCCGTCGAGCGCGCCGCTCGGGGCTCCACTCCCGCTCAGGGCGCCCGGGAGTGACCTCCCTCCGGGGAGCCTTCGGGACGGCCGCCCCCGTGGCCGTCGTGCCGGAGGCTTCCTCGCCCCAGGGCTCGTCCCGTCCGTGTTCGTGACGTCCGACGCATGAGTTCCCCTCCCGCGACCCTCGCCGCGCTCGCCACCGCTCCCGCCGCCGGCGCCGTGGGCATCCTCCGCCTCTCCGGGCCCGCCGCGCTCGAGGCCGGACGGTTGCTCGCCCCCGGCGTCCCTCTCTCCCCCACCCCCCGCCACGCCTACCTGGCTTCCTTCGTCGATGCCTCCGGCTCCGTGCTCGACGAGGGCCTCTTCCTCTTCTTCCGCGCACCCCACTCGTTCACCGGCGAGGACGTCGTCGAGCTCCAGGCCCATGGCAGCCCCAGGCTCCTGCGCATGTTGCTCGCTCGGGCCCTCGAGCACCCCGCCGTGCGCCTCGCCGGGCCCGGTGAGTTCACCCGCCGCGCCTTCCTTAATGGCCGCATCGACCTCACCCGCGCCGAGGCCGTCGCCGACCTCGTCGCCGCCGACTCCGAGGCCGCCGTCCGTGCCGCCGCCTCTGGCCTCGTGGGCGCGCTGACCGCTCGCGTTCGCGCCCTCGAGGAGCCGCTGCGTTCCCTCCATGCCGACCTGGAGGGCGTGCTGAATTTCCCCGAGGAGGCCGAGGGCGCCGATGACGGCGCGGAGTCGCGTGTCGCCGAGCTGCGCGCCTCCGCCGATGCCTTGCTCGCCGAGGTGGGTCGTGGACGCCTTGTTCGCCGTGGCGCTCGCGTCGCCCTCTACGGGCCCGTCAATGCCGGCAAGTCCACCTTGTTCAACCGGCTCGTGGGCGAGGAGCGCGCCCTCGTCGATGACGAGCCCGGGACCACTCGCGATGTCCTGGAGGCCCGCGTCGAGTGGGACGGGCTCGCCGTGTCCCTGCTCGATACCGCGGGTCTTCGTGAGGCTCCCGGGCGCATCGAGGCCCTGGGCATTGCTCGCACCCGTGAGGTACTCGCCTCCGTCGACCTCGCCGTGCTCGTCCTTCCTCCCGGCTCCAGGGCGGCAGAGGCCCGACAGTGGCTCCTCGAGGCCGGGGCCACTCCGGTTCTTCGTGTCTCGGGCAAGTGTGACGTGGTCCTCGGGGGAGACCCTCACCCTGACCCTCTCCCAGAGGGAGAGGGGATTGACTCGGGCTCAACCCCGGGGACACGTACCCTCTCCCCGTCCCTCTCCCGGAGGGAGAGGGGTGATGGGGGCGATGGGTTGCTTGTGAGTGGACTCACAGGTCAGGGCGTCGAGGCTCTTCGCTCCTCTGTCCTCTCCCGCTTGTGGGGCGGTGGTGCCCCCTCCGCCGTCGCCCTCGTCTCCGAACGGCATGCCGATGCCCTCCGGCGCACCGCGGACGCCCTCTCCCGCGCCCAGCTCGCCTGCCGCTTCTCCTCCCTCGAGGTCGTCTCCGGTGAGCTCGGTCTCGCCCTCGAGGCCCTCGGCGAGGTCTCCGGTACCTCCGTCTTCGACGCCCTCCTCGACGCCATCTTCCAGCGCTTCTGCATCGGAAAGTAGACACCTCCTCCCAGCCCAGGGGGATGTCAGACCCCTCCCTAGAATGCGTCCCCTGCCCGGCTCACTCGAGCCGGAGGAGGACAGGGTGATTCCGATGTGCAACAGCCAGGCGGCGTACTCGGCTCTCGAGGCGCTGCCCATGGGATGGGTGGGAGAGATCCTCGACGAGGAGCTGGTGGCTTCGCCCCGGCCGGCGCCAGGTCAGGCCCGTGCCGCTTTCATGTTGGGTGTGGAGCTCGGTGAACGGCTCGATCCTCGGCGCGGTGGGTCCGGGCGCTGGTGCTTCCTCCGCGCTCCCGAGCTGCGGCTCGGCCGTGATGTGCTCGTGCCGGACCTCGCCGGCTGGCGCCGCGACAGGCTCTCCGAGGCCCCAGCTCCCGAGGAGCCGTTCCTCACCCTCGCGCCAGATTGGATCTGCGAGGTGCTCGCTCCCTCCACCGCCGCGCTCGACCGCACCCGCAAGCTGCCGGCCTACGCTCGCGCCGGCGTCTCTCACGTGTGGCTCGTCGATCCCTCCGCCCGCACGCTCGAGGTCTTCCAGCGCGTCAAGCGCGGCTGGCTCCTCGTCGACTCCTTCGAGGGCGACGCCATCGTCCGCGCCGAGCCCTTCTCCTCGCTCCCCCTGGAGCTCACCTCGCTGTGGCTACCCAGCGAGCCGCACCTGGAGGTGGTGCGCTGAGGGCATGAGGCCCGGGGCGCCCCCGCTCACCGCGAGCAGCCGGGGCGCCTCCTCCGCCGTGCTCACCAGCCGGCGCACCGCCCTCAGCATCAGGTCCGTGTCCAACGGCGCCGCCAGGAAGCCTCGCGCCCCCAGCGCCTGCGCCTTCAACACGTCCTGCTCCGGCACCTTGCCCGCCACCAGCAGCTGCGCCCTCGGCCGCCGCTCCAGCGCCTCCAGCGAGGGCAGCGGCGCCAGCACCACCGCGCTCTCGTGCGCCGCCAGCACCTCCTGCGTGCTCGCCATCCCCGCCGCGAAGCCCGCCTCCCCCAGCACCTTCACCAGCCCCGCCGCCGCCGCCGCTCCCCAGCCGTAGATGAGCACCGCGCCCTCCGTGTCCCGCGCCTCCGGCTCCACCTGCTCCGTCAGCTCCAGCAGCTCCGCCAGCTCCTCCACGTCCAACGGCTCCAGCAGCGGCAGCTCCAGCGCCTCCTGGTGCGGGTTCAGGTCCGGCAGCACGATGGTGCGCGCCGCGAAGAGCGGCTCCGCCTCCAAGTGTCCTCCCTCCGTCAGCGCCGCCATGCAGTCCTGGTTCAGCTGCATGTCCGCGTCCGCCTCCGGCAGCGAGATGGCCTCCTGCTCCGGCCGCCTCGCCGTCTCGCCCTCCTCCGGGTACAGCCGCGCGATGGCTCGCGAGATGGCCGCGTCCGTCGCCAGCCTCGGCACCACGCGCAGCTTGCGCGTCACGCTTCGCACCGCGTCCAGCGAGTGCATGCTCGCCGGCGCGGCGATCGCCACCACCAGCACCGTGTCCCTCGGGCCCTCCAGCTTCAGCGGCACCACCCGGTGCATCTCCGCCAGCCGCCGCGGCAACAGCTTCGCCAGGCTCGCATCCAACGGCTCCGCGTCCAGCGTCACCGCCGGCACCCCCGTCTGCTGCGCCAGCGCTCCCAGCACCTGCTCCACCGAGCAGAAGCGCAGGTCCACCACCACCTGCCCCAACGGCACGCCCCACTTGCGTTGGTAGGCCAGGGCCGACTGCAACTGCAGCTCGTCCACCGCCCCCATCTCCAACAGGATTTCCCCCAGGCGCTTCTTCGTCCTCATTGGCTGGCCCCCTCGCGTGCCGCTGCAACGCTCGGTCCCCCCCGGACCCGTTCCATCGGCGTCCATTCCTGTAGGACATTTTCACGTCCCATGTCTTCCGCCTTCGCGCC
This is a stretch of genomic DNA from Archangium violaceum. It encodes these proteins:
- a CDS encoding secretin and TonB N-terminal domain-containing protein, giving the protein MRHVRVVLLALALAATPTLAAPKEARRISLDVTRASIHDVLRMLADVGRKNLVVSEDVKGTVTLTLRNVPWTEALDVVLASHGLGMEQRGNILRVAPLKTLQEEAEARVKLKQAREESAPLRTFLVPVNYARASDLVPHVKAVLSPRGSVSVDARTNTLIITDVEAPRLP
- a CDS encoding alpha/beta fold hydrolase, whose amino-acid sequence is MTPAPAPLVLLSLWLVLSGCALPAPESGQLLRSEPTPIAEALFQVRARHTDLVPVRVVFPSDDQGRPVRPSEGSRLPALVFLHGGFVAPEDYLWLAEALASRGFVVALPSHPLGLALSATDNGRFARELLTSPPEGSLLQGLVDPARIAVAGHSLGGVVASKLALDGDFAALALLASYPDSADAGRVPSLAVPSLSLAGELDCTAPLPRVSDEASRLPPPSVFAVLQGVTHYQFTVSDRKDVTGGCTPATPLDVAHERIAEVLSRFLLAALAGRGTGADDIRQVPGTEVTVP
- a CDS encoding NAD(P)-dependent oxidoreductase, which codes for MRLTVFGATGRVGHTLVHDALGQGHEVTAYVRDPQRLGLKHGRLHVRKGSMEDGAAVAEALRGAEVVVSALGARDVTHAVTVVTEATRTLVAAMKTEGVQRLVTVGAAGLLPHPAGGLTGEHGLPPFLRHAFEDHRGAFQILQESGLDWVVVCPPVMPSGVKTGKYRTAVESLPTGGRQVYAEDVADFTLKAATGNELHRVRVGIVGD
- the dnaA gene encoding chromosomal replication initiator protein DnaA produces the protein MNALARPLTHTPSAENLWERMLDCLRQDKRDYALGWIGRMQPLEVREGVLVLGVPDRFYRDWVDDHYRALMEATLAKVTNEATSLAYEVVEGLAPAPTLQPAPQVKSAGGARPPRLNARFTFQSFVVADSNQLAAAAAHAVAESPGRAYNPLYVYGGTGLGKTHLLHAIGNKIWERDPTQRVVYLSSEQFTNEYIESVREQRMPEFRRKFRDECDVLLIDDVQFLGRKEETQREFFHTFNTLHELGKAIILTSDMVPAEVPGLEERLRSRFSMGLITDIQEPSFETRVAILQKKAALEGLDLPDEVAHFIARAIQKNVRELEGALVKVSAIHSLSRQPVTVDFVSHVLKDVLPTRQVVDVESIQREVARYYKVPVEALKEDRRHKALAHARQVAMYLSRKLTKGSFPEIAARFNKDHSTVISAVRKVEKLRETDAGVKRELDELESKLVGE
- the rpmH gene encoding 50S ribosomal protein L34, which translates into the protein MSKRTYQPSKIKRNRTHGFRKRNSTRAGQDVLSRRRAKGRKRLVVSAYKK
- the rnpA gene encoding ribonuclease P protein component; translated protein: MTAEGQAPARDERFPKAVRLLRRREFLEVQEGGQKIPSDCLLGLARPNGKPYSRVGLTVSSKVGNAVVRARLRRLLRELFRKRRAQWPPGVDVVLVVRQSAKDASFPEMSRAFDGVTRKLQRLFPSGPRESAR
- the yidD gene encoding membrane protein insertion efficiency factor YidD — encoded protein: MSPLAYLLALPIRFYKRFLSPLLPPACRFHPTCSVYALEALQKHGALRGLRLTLWRLLRCQPFHPGGFDPVP
- the yidC gene encoding membrane protein insertase YidC, whose product is MNDLDPLSPNSADSQRRLLTALALAMVLTFAYTFFFAPKGTPPEAGAQDGGQVAAVSDGGTPAPSTGTAAAPPPPSGGESAGGPAVANADAAPPPPVRTLDARRESAHYTFSSQGAGLSSAVLQGEKMREQQHLSLADGYKLLFGGQVPPPPQMNLAQPMAGQPLPLAVSIDGPSALSADTRYAVSEDSGDGRVTFTARQGPWEVTKTLVWPKEGFELAYTVQVKNTSAQPLTGELSVHYNRAINPESEHAPSFFGGVGNLSYASCHVGEEKHKLGPDQSQPDPETLRGPVHFFGVDQQYFLSALYPLDGAQQGRCSLVGTPEARAVVASFPLTAGPGQTVTYRFGGYFGPKEPELLDVVPGQALRQSAGLTSVAANPQLGETVDYGWWAAIAKLLVTVMKFFHNLTGNWGVAIILLTVLVKTLLLPLTHRSMVSMEAMKKLQPRVEELRKKYADDRERQNMEMMKLYQEAKVNPLGGCLPMLIQMPVWFALFTALRNSYDIYQEPFFGPVWRDLTYKDPTYLLPLALGVSMIITQKLQPQMGDPTQAKIMTWFVPIIFSLTLLNYPAGLALYIFTNNILSIAQQYGLRKWLEKRGGGDGGLPAGTATATAGGKRK
- a CDS encoding tRNA modification GTPase, which gives rise to MSSPPATLAALATAPAAGAVGILRLSGPAALEAGRLLAPGVPLSPTPRHAYLASFVDASGSVLDEGLFLFFRAPHSFTGEDVVELQAHGSPRLLRMLLARALEHPAVRLAGPGEFTRRAFLNGRIDLTRAEAVADLVAADSEAAVRAAASGLVGALTARVRALEEPLRSLHADLEGVLNFPEEAEGADDGAESRVAELRASADALLAEVGRGRLVRRGARVALYGPVNAGKSTLFNRLVGEERALVDDEPGTTRDVLEARVEWDGLAVSLLDTAGLREAPGRIEALGIARTREVLASVDLAVLVLPPGSRAAEARQWLLEAGATPVLRVSGKCDVVLGGDPHPDPLPEGEGIDSGSTPGTRTLSPSLSRRERGDGGDGLLVSGLTGQGVEALRSSVLSRLWGGGAPSAVALVSERHADALRRTADALSRAQLACRFSSLEVVSGELGLALEALGEVSGTSVFDALLDAIFQRFCIGK
- a CDS encoding Uma2 family endonuclease codes for the protein MCNSQAAYSALEALPMGWVGEILDEELVASPRPAPGQARAAFMLGVELGERLDPRRGGSGRWCFLRAPELRLGRDVLVPDLAGWRRDRLSEAPAPEEPFLTLAPDWICEVLAPSTAALDRTRKLPAYARAGVSHVWLVDPSARTLEVFQRVKRGWLLVDSFEGDAIVRAEPFSSLPLELTSLWLPSEPHLEVVR
- a CDS encoding general secretion pathway protein GspE, encoding MRTKKRLGEILLEMGAVDELQLQSALAYQRKWGVPLGQVVVDLRFCSVEQVLGALAQQTGVPAVTLDAEPLDASLAKLLPRRLAEMHRVVPLKLEGPRDTVLVVAIAAPASMHSLDAVRSVTRKLRVVPRLATDAAISRAIARLYPEEGETARRPEQEAISLPEADADMQLNQDCMAALTEGGHLEAEPLFAARTIVLPDLNPHQEALELPLLEPLDVEELAELLELTEQVEPEARDTEGAVLIYGWGAAAAAGLVKVLGEAGFAAGMASTQEVLAAHESAVVLAPLPSLEALERRPRAQLLVAGKVPEQDVLKAQALGARGFLAAPLDTDLMLRAVRRLVSTAEEAPRLLAVSGGAPGLMPSAHHLQVRLAG